The following proteins are encoded in a genomic region of Arachis ipaensis cultivar K30076 chromosome B02, Araip1.1, whole genome shotgun sequence:
- the LOC107627742 gene encoding protein FAR1-RELATED SEQUENCE 5-like, with protein MQLQFTDEEAVYRFYKTYAMMHGFAVRLDEVRRDSDGCVIMRQIVCNRAGSRKEEVEKDERILDHQPLTRSCCRARIRARLDRKIHKWKVVSFYEEHFHGLVDPLDVSMMPEYRTFSVSDKAQAKNLHDIGIRTCHILGYLAAQKGGYANLKEKVKGGDANAAISYLRGKARNDSYFFGKYTLSNENQLENLFWADGTSPIDYECFGDVLTFDSTYNRNVYNKPLVIFSGSNHHGQTVIFGCGLIVNEDIGSYKWLLETLLEAMGNKHPMAVVTDGDLSMREAIK; from the exons ATGCAACTTCAGTTTACAGATGAGGAAGCTGTTTATCGATTCTACAAGACTTATGCAATGATGCACGGTTTCGCTGTGAGGTTGGATGAAGTCAGACGCGATAGCGATGGTTGCGTAATTATGCGCCAAATTGTTTGCAATCGGGCGGGCTCAAGAAAGGAAGAGGTTGAAAAGGACGAAAGAATCCTGGACCACCAACCCCTAACTCGAAGTTGTTGCCGGGCGAGAATTCGTGCAAGACTAgatagaaaaattcataaatGGAAGGTTGTTTCATTCTACGAAGAGCACTTTCATGGATTAGTTGATCCACTTGACGTTAGCATGATGCCTGAGTATCGCACATTCAGTGTCTCGGATAAAGCTCAGGCGAAGAATTTGCACGACATAGGAATCAGGACCTGTCACATCTTGGGATACTTGGCTGCTCAAAAAGGTGGATATGCAAACTT GAAGGAAAAAGTGAAGGGTGGTGATGCAAATGCTGCAATAAGCTACCTGAGAGGTAAAGCTAGGAATGATTCTTATTTCTTTGGCAAGTACACATTAAGTAATGAGAATCAATTGGAAAATTTGTTTTGGGCTGATGGGACTAGCCCTATTGATTATGAATGCTTTGGGGATGTCTTGACATTTGATTCGACTTACAATAGGAACGTCTACAATAAACCACTTGTGATATTTTCTGGTAGCAATCATCATGGGCAGACCGTCATATTTGGATGTGGTCTTATTGTTAATGAGGATATTGGTTCATACAAGTGGCTCTTGGAAACTCTTTTGGAAGCAATGGGGAATAAACACCCTATGGCAGTTGTCACCGACGGAGATCTTTCAATGAGAGAAGCCATTAAATAG